A single genomic interval of Antarcticibacterium arcticum harbors:
- a CDS encoding YciE/YciF ferroxidase family protein: MKNLSDLFEHQLKDLYSAESQLIKALPKMAKKASDSKLKKAIEDHLEETKEQKQRLKEVCSDLGIKPTGEECKAMKGLIEEAESFLKEKADEDVRDAGIIAEAQRVEHYEISAYGTAVRYAKELGHKDIAKKLQKSLDEEQKADTDLNKMAEGRLNKEAIK, encoded by the coding sequence ATGAAAAATTTAAGTGATTTGTTTGAACACCAGTTAAAAGACTTGTATAGCGCAGAATCTCAATTGATCAAAGCTTTGCCAAAAATGGCAAAGAAGGCGAGTGATTCTAAATTGAAGAAAGCCATTGAAGACCATCTTGAAGAAACCAAAGAGCAAAAACAACGACTAAAAGAAGTTTGTTCTGACCTTGGAATTAAACCAACGGGGGAAGAATGCAAGGCTATGAAAGGTCTTATTGAGGAAGCAGAATCTTTCCTTAAGGAAAAAGCCGATGAGGATGTTAGGGATGCAGGAATCATTGCTGAAGCGCAAAGAGTAGAGCATTACGAGATCTCTGCATATGGAACCGCAGTGCGTTATGCCAAAGAACTTGGCCATAAGGACATTGCAAAAAAACTTCAAAAATCCCTTGATGAGGAACAAAAAGCAGATACCGACCTTAATAAAATGGCTGAAGGCCGTTTAAACAAGGAAGCTATCAAGTAA
- a CDS encoding FAD-dependent oxidoreductase yields the protein MFTKSLWNSFSKGTGFPSLNTIIEVDIAIIGGGITGITTALLLKKSGFKVAVLEAREVGKGTSSHSTGNLYLITDQLLSPIAKKYNNDVLRLVLASRGEAFNLIDKNIKEFQIDCDYKRQPMYVYEDAFTYKLRDEVKIAEKAGLPFTEIIGPGFPFELDKGMAIQDQAQFNPLLYVQGLANKVNGENCTIYENTKVTEIDEGENEILLTTTAGRVLCKNVIHATHTPKGVEVQYHTVLGPYREYGVAAKLSEPANYPEGIFWGYHNTQKFSIRSYTRNGDSYLLCIGKPHKVGQAEDNEQHIREIKEFLEARFSIKEYTHQWGGQNYKPADLLPYIGKKNSKSKQYVATGFATDGLVYGTLAAMLITDELNGIENKYAGLFKASRHRPLKAAKEFIKENVDVSLEFLKGWLTADLKEIKDIPAGQARVIHKDGHQVAVYKDTTGKINVTSAVCTHLGCIVHWNNAEESWDCPCHGSRFDPSGEVIEGPALASLKKVE from the coding sequence ATGTTTACAAAATCTTTATGGAATTCCTTTTCTAAGGGTACAGGATTCCCTTCCCTCAATACAATTATTGAGGTGGATATTGCGATAATAGGAGGAGGGATCACAGGAATTACCACTGCTTTGCTTCTTAAAAAGTCAGGGTTTAAGGTAGCTGTACTTGAAGCCCGGGAAGTTGGAAAGGGCACTTCAAGTCACAGCACGGGAAATTTATATTTAATTACAGATCAACTGTTATCACCAATAGCCAAAAAGTATAATAATGATGTTTTACGGCTGGTTCTGGCTTCCCGTGGCGAAGCTTTTAATCTCATTGACAAAAATATTAAGGAGTTTCAGATAGATTGCGATTACAAAAGGCAGCCTATGTATGTGTATGAAGATGCCTTTACATATAAATTAAGGGATGAGGTGAAAATTGCCGAAAAAGCAGGGTTGCCGTTCACAGAGATTATTGGTCCCGGTTTCCCTTTTGAATTGGATAAAGGAATGGCAATTCAGGATCAGGCACAGTTTAATCCGCTGCTTTATGTTCAGGGACTTGCTAACAAGGTGAATGGGGAGAATTGTACTATTTATGAAAACACCAAAGTAACTGAAATAGATGAAGGGGAAAATGAAATTTTACTCACCACAACCGCAGGCAGGGTGTTATGTAAAAATGTAATTCATGCCACCCACACTCCAAAAGGTGTAGAAGTTCAATATCATACCGTTTTAGGGCCTTACAGGGAATATGGAGTTGCCGCGAAACTCAGTGAACCTGCCAATTATCCTGAAGGTATTTTCTGGGGATACCATAATACACAAAAATTCTCCATACGTTCTTATACGAGAAATGGAGACAGTTATTTGCTCTGCATTGGGAAACCCCACAAGGTTGGGCAGGCAGAAGATAATGAACAACACATACGGGAAATTAAAGAATTCCTTGAAGCCCGGTTTAGTATAAAAGAGTATACCCATCAATGGGGTGGCCAAAATTATAAACCTGCAGATCTTTTGCCCTATATAGGAAAGAAAAATTCTAAATCAAAACAATATGTAGCTACAGGTTTTGCTACAGATGGGTTGGTATACGGTACTTTAGCAGCGATGTTGATTACAGATGAACTTAATGGAATTGAGAATAAGTATGCGGGATTATTTAAAGCTTCCAGGCACCGGCCACTAAAAGCTGCAAAGGAATTCATTAAGGAAAATGTTGATGTTAGCCTTGAATTTTTAAAGGGCTGGCTTACTGCCGACCTGAAGGAAATTAAGGACATACCTGCCGGGCAGGCCCGGGTTATCCATAAAGATGGGCACCAGGTAGCAGTTTATAAAGATACCACCGGAAAGATAAATGTAACTTCAGCGGTATGTACCCATTTAGGTTGTATTGTACACTGGAATAATGCAGAGGAAAGCTGGGATTGCCCTTGCCACGGAAGCAGGTTTGACCCTTCAGGGGAGGTTATTGAAGGACCTGCACTGGCTTCTTTGAAAAAGGTGGAATAA
- a CDS encoding pyridoxal phosphate-dependent aminotransferase, with the protein MQQKLSDRINSLATSQTLAMAAKTRELREEGKDIIGLSLGEPDFNTPDFIKEAAIQAINDNYNSYTPVDGYVELKDAISKKFKRDNNLTYNRSQIVVSTGAKQSLANIAMVMINPGDEVLLPCPYWVSYAELVKLAEGIPVEVPTTVESNFKITPAQLEAAITPKTKMIWYSSPSNPSGMVYSKEELRALADVLVKYPDIIVVSDEIYEHINFVGAHASMAQFEDMYDRVVTVNGVSKAFAMTGWRIGYIGAPDWIAKACTKMQGQITSGANCIAQRAVITALEAPVSSIKFMIDTFKSRRKLIISLLDEIKGFKTTEPEGAFYVFPDVSYFFGRTLKGHHIKDATDFSMFLLEEALVATVTGDAFGNPECIRLSYAASEAQIEEALKRIKTAVSEA; encoded by the coding sequence ATGCAACAAAAATTATCTGATCGTATTAATAGCTTAGCAACTTCCCAAACCCTGGCAATGGCTGCCAAAACAAGGGAACTTAGGGAAGAAGGAAAAGATATAATAGGCCTTAGCCTTGGGGAACCCGATTTTAATACCCCGGACTTTATTAAAGAGGCTGCAATACAGGCAATCAACGATAATTATAATTCTTATACCCCGGTTGATGGGTATGTGGAATTAAAAGATGCGATTTCAAAAAAATTTAAACGGGACAATAACCTTACGTATAACAGGTCTCAAATTGTAGTATCAACCGGTGCCAAGCAATCACTTGCCAATATTGCAATGGTTATGATCAATCCCGGAGATGAAGTGCTTCTGCCTTGCCCTTATTGGGTAAGTTATGCCGAGCTCGTTAAACTTGCGGAAGGCATCCCTGTAGAAGTTCCCACCACGGTAGAAAGCAATTTTAAGATCACACCTGCCCAACTGGAAGCTGCTATTACCCCAAAAACAAAAATGATCTGGTATAGCTCTCCTTCCAATCCCAGCGGAATGGTTTACAGCAAAGAAGAATTAAGGGCCCTTGCCGATGTTTTGGTGAAGTATCCCGATATTATTGTGGTAAGCGATGAAATATACGAGCATATAAACTTCGTTGGCGCTCACGCTTCCATGGCCCAGTTTGAAGATATGTATGACAGGGTTGTTACCGTGAACGGAGTATCCAAAGCCTTTGCTATGACCGGGTGGAGAATTGGATATATTGGTGCCCCGGACTGGATTGCAAAAGCCTGTACCAAAATGCAGGGGCAAATTACCAGCGGAGCCAACTGTATTGCTCAAAGAGCGGTTATTACAGCTTTGGAAGCCCCGGTGAGCAGCATTAAATTCATGATAGACACCTTTAAATCCCGAAGGAAATTAATTATTTCCCTTCTGGATGAAATTAAAGGATTTAAAACTACAGAACCCGAAGGTGCATTTTATGTATTTCCGGATGTTTCCTACTTTTTTGGCAGAACCTTAAAAGGCCACCATATTAAGGACGCTACAGATTTCTCTATGTTCCTTCTGGAAGAAGCCCTTGTGGCCACGGTTACAGGAGATGCTTTTGGAAACCCTGAATGTATCAGGCTGTCCTATGCTGCCAGCGAAGCACAAATTGAAGAAGCGCTTAAAAGGATCAAAACAGCAGTTTCTGAAGCATAA
- a CDS encoding transglycosylase domain-containing protein translates to MEASEVYSIDNVLLYRFDKENRLNIPYESIPEHVVKALISSEDARFYEHSGVDLKSLMRVMVKTVILGDKSAGGGSTISQQLVKNYFPRKSYRFLSTPLNKFEEMVAAYKLEKHFTKEQIIEFYFNTVPFGDSAFGIESASQRFFSTSAPQLTIEQGAVLVGMLKATYTYNPIKFPEASKNRRDVVLNLMSQEKYISEEFKDSVVAIPLLTNPQRLTRHQGKAKYFTGYVRIMMHKWLENNRKPSGKKYDLYKDGLKIYTSLNYDMQQYAEQAVAKRLKILQFQFDRQWENEDPWKDAPVVFTNAIKNSGRYKAMKKAGLAEAKILDSMNIPLEMKVFSHEGERNISMSPLDSIRNSLRFLHAGFIAMESNTGHIKAYVGGINENYFQYDHVTSKRQVGSAFKPFVFAAAVENGISPCELYPNKLIKYPQYEDWEPKNSDYIYGGEFSVWGALAASVNTVTVQLMEKTGLPKIINLAQNMGIETELPAVPSLSLGTAELSLLEMARAYTTFPNYGKPSQEMSILKIVDREGNALNILPGKETKQVYSYKTGEIMVEMLKRVVFQGIAAPLRYDYQLYNDIGGKTGTSQSQADGWFMGFTSNLVTGAWVGAENPAIHFKTMELGQASNTALPIIGEFLRLLNKDDSFKHYLKQDFKKPAKEVMKLMDCASRKNVPRPVKDTIQDTGIDSLNIQNSIIPRDSIAIPPQPE, encoded by the coding sequence ATGGAAGCCTCAGAGGTGTATTCAATAGATAATGTGTTGCTTTATCGCTTTGACAAAGAAAACCGCCTAAACATACCGTATGAATCTATTCCTGAACATGTGGTGAAAGCCCTTATATCCTCTGAAGATGCCCGTTTCTATGAGCATTCCGGCGTTGACCTGAAAAGCCTGATGCGGGTTATGGTAAAAACGGTGATCCTTGGGGATAAAAGCGCAGGAGGGGGAAGTACCATTTCACAACAATTGGTGAAAAATTATTTTCCCCGAAAATCATATAGGTTTTTGTCAACTCCCCTCAACAAGTTTGAAGAAATGGTGGCGGCCTATAAGCTGGAAAAACATTTTACAAAAGAACAAATTATTGAATTTTACTTCAATACCGTGCCTTTTGGGGACTCTGCATTTGGAATTGAAAGTGCCTCCCAGCGGTTTTTCAGCACTTCAGCCCCGCAGTTAACCATAGAACAGGGCGCAGTTTTAGTGGGAATGTTAAAAGCTACGTATACCTATAATCCCATAAAATTTCCTGAAGCTTCCAAAAACAGAAGAGATGTAGTCCTGAATTTAATGAGTCAGGAAAAATATATTTCCGAAGAATTTAAAGATTCGGTGGTGGCTATTCCTTTACTTACAAATCCCCAGCGGCTTACCCGCCACCAGGGAAAAGCGAAATACTTCACAGGGTACGTGCGTATAATGATGCATAAATGGTTAGAAAACAACAGGAAGCCAAGCGGAAAAAAGTATGATCTGTATAAAGACGGGCTTAAGATTTACACTTCCTTAAATTATGATATGCAGCAATATGCAGAACAGGCTGTTGCAAAAAGATTAAAGATCTTACAGTTTCAATTTGACCGCCAATGGGAAAATGAAGATCCCTGGAAAGATGCCCCTGTGGTTTTTACAAATGCCATTAAAAACTCCGGCAGGTATAAAGCCATGAAAAAAGCCGGCTTGGCTGAGGCTAAGATCCTTGATAGTATGAACATCCCTTTGGAAATGAAAGTTTTCTCGCATGAGGGGGAAAGAAACATAAGCATGTCACCATTAGATTCCATAAGGAATTCATTGAGGTTTTTGCATGCGGGTTTTATTGCAATGGAATCTAACACCGGGCATATTAAGGCTTATGTAGGGGGTATTAATGAGAATTATTTTCAGTATGACCATGTAACCAGCAAAAGACAGGTAGGAAGTGCATTTAAACCTTTTGTATTTGCGGCTGCGGTTGAAAATGGGATTTCCCCTTGCGAATTGTATCCAAACAAATTAATTAAATATCCTCAATACGAAGATTGGGAGCCAAAAAATTCCGATTATATCTATGGGGGCGAATTTAGTGTTTGGGGTGCCTTGGCGGCCTCTGTAAATACCGTAACGGTACAACTTATGGAAAAAACAGGTTTACCTAAGATTATAAATTTAGCCCAAAATATGGGAATTGAGACCGAACTTCCCGCAGTTCCATCTTTGTCACTGGGTACAGCCGAACTTTCTTTACTGGAAATGGCCAGGGCATATACCACTTTTCCAAACTACGGTAAACCAAGTCAGGAAATGAGTATTCTTAAAATCGTTGACAGGGAAGGTAATGCCTTAAATATTTTACCGGGAAAAGAGACGAAACAGGTATACTCTTATAAGACCGGAGAAATCATGGTGGAAATGCTAAAACGAGTGGTTTTCCAGGGAATTGCCGCCCCTCTAAGATACGATTACCAGTTGTATAATGACATAGGCGGTAAAACCGGGACTTCACAATCTCAGGCAGATGGATGGTTTATGGGTTTTACCTCCAATCTTGTGACAGGAGCCTGGGTGGGTGCAGAAAATCCCGCAATTCATTTTAAGACAATGGAGTTGGGGCAGGCATCCAATACCGCACTGCCCATCATTGGGGAATTCTTAAGATTGCTGAACAAGGACGATTCCTTCAAACATTATTTGAAGCAGGATTTTAAAAAGCCGGCAAAAGAGGTGATGAAACTTATGGACTGTGCTTCCCGAAAAAATGTTCCCCGGCCGGTAAAGGATACTATTCAAGATACGGGAATAGATTCATTAAACATTCAAAATTCTATTATTCCCAGAGACAGTATTGCAATACCTCCACAACCCGAGTAA
- a CDS encoding TrkH family potassium uptake protein, whose translation MHRMNIKLILHIMGLLLLCNGGFMFTSVFVSWYYEDGVTLQVSSAAFLTCFLGMLLMFATRGHRKELKKREGYIIVTFGWIFMALSGTLPYVISEAIPGFTNAFFETMSGYTTTGASILMDIESIPKSLLFWRSLTHWIGGMGIIVLAIAILPLLGIGGMQLFAAEAPGPSADKLKPRITDTAKRLWLIYVSYTIAETILLKIAGMGLFDAINHSLSTLSTGGFSTKNASVAYWNDQPVIQYIIMLFMFLAGSNFVLSYFAFKGRVQKVLMDDEFKWYLKFIITFTVIAALIIYYQADIGLSSIEHPMVWGEAESAFRHGLFQVLAIITTTGFVSADYTMWTPFLTVFFFGLMFLGGSAGSTAGGVKVMRHIIMIRNGMAEFKRSLHPNAILPVRYNGKSINQDIVFNILGFFILYMLAFITGALVFGFMGLDFMSAIGGAASSLGNVGPALGTLGPVNNYDVLPDAGKWWSAFLMLIGRLELFTVLILLTPYFWRNR comes from the coding sequence ATGCACAGAATGAATATTAAGCTCATCCTGCATATCATGGGCCTTCTGCTCTTGTGCAACGGAGGCTTCATGTTTACTTCGGTTTTTGTGAGCTGGTATTATGAAGATGGGGTTACACTTCAGGTTTCCTCTGCAGCTTTTTTAACCTGTTTTTTGGGAATGCTATTAATGTTTGCAACCCGCGGGCACCGCAAGGAACTTAAAAAACGGGAAGGCTATATTATTGTAACCTTTGGCTGGATCTTTATGGCGTTAAGCGGCACGTTGCCCTATGTTATAAGCGAGGCCATCCCGGGTTTTACCAATGCTTTTTTTGAAACCATGTCCGGGTACACTACTACCGGTGCATCCATATTAATGGATATTGAATCCATACCCAAAAGTTTACTGTTTTGGCGCAGTTTAACCCATTGGATAGGAGGGATGGGAATCATTGTTCTGGCTATTGCAATCCTTCCATTGCTAGGGATTGGGGGAATGCAGCTTTTCGCTGCCGAAGCCCCGGGTCCCAGTGCAGATAAGCTGAAACCGCGTATTACAGATACAGCGAAAAGACTTTGGTTGATCTATGTTTCATATACCATTGCCGAGACAATTCTTTTAAAAATTGCAGGTATGGGATTGTTTGATGCCATTAATCATTCTTTAAGCACCCTATCTACCGGTGGATTTTCTACAAAAAATGCCAGTGTAGCTTACTGGAATGATCAGCCGGTTATTCAATACATTATAATGCTTTTTATGTTTTTGGCGGGTAGTAATTTTGTTTTGAGTTATTTCGCTTTTAAAGGCCGGGTACAAAAAGTATTAATGGATGATGAATTTAAATGGTACTTGAAATTTATAATAACTTTTACTGTTATTGCAGCATTAATAATATATTACCAGGCAGATATTGGTTTATCATCTATAGAGCATCCAATGGTGTGGGGTGAGGCAGAAAGTGCTTTCAGGCATGGTCTTTTTCAGGTCCTTGCAATTATAACCACAACCGGTTTTGTTTCTGCCGACTATACCATGTGGACCCCCTTTCTCACCGTATTTTTCTTCGGATTAATGTTTCTTGGAGGGTCGGCGGGGTCAACAGCAGGGGGTGTGAAAGTTATGCGACATATTATAATGATACGCAACGGGATGGCCGAATTCAAAAGAAGCTTACATCCAAATGCTATATTACCCGTACGTTATAATGGAAAATCGATCAATCAGGATATCGTATTTAATATTCTGGGTTTCTTTATCCTTTATATGCTGGCCTTTATAACCGGTGCCCTGGTCTTTGGATTTATGGGACTGGATTTTATGTCGGCAATTGGGGGCGCCGCTTCTTCTCTTGGCAACGTAGGGCCGGCGTTGGGCACATTGGGTCCTGTAAATAATTATGATGTGCTGCCTGATGCTGGAAAATGGTGGTCAGCTTTCTTAATGCTTATTGGAAGGCTTGAACTTTTCACCGTATTGATCCTGCTCACTCCTTACTTCTGGAGAAACCGCTAA
- a CDS encoding fatty acid desaturase family protein: MPLNQDTIRFSRIDSAKFFKTLNKRVNAYFNDNNISRSGNWKLHLKTVMMFTLFLAPYFLILTLDISQWWLLLLTVVMGAGMAGVGMNVMHDGNHGSYSSKKWVNNFMGGTIYVLAGNVYNWQVQHNVLHHTYTNIHGHDEDLDAGRIIRFSEHAPWYKFHKFQHYYSVFLYGLLTFNWALTTDFKQTKNYLSRKLSYGKLPSPVKQWSIIAITKLIYVSIWIVIPILFMSIAWWKILIGFFVMHYTAGLILSIVFQLAHVVNKTQMPIPDNTGSMKNTWAIHQLYTTVNFATKNKIVNWFTGGLNHQVEHHIFPNISHIHYTKIAKIVKETAAECNLPYNEYKTTREAIIAHFTHLKEMGMKPATLSA, from the coding sequence ATGCCTTTAAATCAAGATACAATACGCTTTTCCCGGATCGATTCCGCCAAATTCTTCAAAACATTAAATAAAAGAGTTAACGCCTATTTTAACGACAACAATATTTCACGTAGTGGAAACTGGAAACTTCACCTTAAAACAGTGATGATGTTTACCCTTTTCCTTGCTCCCTATTTCCTTATTTTAACCCTGGATATTTCCCAATGGTGGTTGTTGTTACTTACTGTGGTTATGGGTGCCGGAATGGCAGGAGTTGGGATGAATGTGATGCACGATGGGAATCATGGCTCCTATTCGTCTAAAAAATGGGTTAATAATTTTATGGGAGGGACTATTTATGTTCTCGCAGGAAACGTTTACAACTGGCAGGTGCAACATAATGTTTTACACCATACTTACACCAATATACATGGCCACGATGAAGACCTGGATGCGGGAAGGATCATCCGATTTTCGGAACATGCGCCCTGGTATAAATTTCATAAGTTCCAGCATTATTATTCGGTTTTCCTGTATGGGTTATTGACATTTAACTGGGCACTTACAACAGATTTTAAGCAGACTAAAAACTATTTATCCCGGAAGCTGTCTTACGGAAAACTTCCCAGCCCGGTAAAGCAATGGAGCATAATTGCAATCACTAAACTTATTTATGTTAGTATCTGGATTGTTATCCCTATTCTCTTTATGTCTATTGCCTGGTGGAAGATCCTTATAGGTTTTTTTGTAATGCATTATACTGCGGGACTTATTCTTAGTATTGTTTTTCAGTTGGCACATGTGGTTAATAAAACCCAAATGCCTATACCTGATAATACAGGCTCTATGAAAAACACATGGGCCATCCACCAGCTTTACACCACAGTAAATTTTGCCACAAAAAACAAAATTGTAAACTGGTTCACCGGCGGCCTAAACCACCAGGTAGAACATCATATTTTTCCCAATATCAGCCATATTCACTACACCAAAATCGCTAAAATTGTAAAGGAAACTGCCGCCGAGTGCAATTTGCCATATAACGAGTATAAAACCACCCGTGAGGCAATTATCGCCCATTTTACACATTTGAAAGAAATGGGGATGAAACCTGCTACCCTTTCAGCTTAA